The following proteins come from a genomic window of Macadamia integrifolia cultivar HAES 741 chromosome 14, SCU_Mint_v3, whole genome shotgun sequence:
- the LOC122060956 gene encoding pentatricopeptide repeat-containing protein At1g28690, mitochondrial — MKNRTLRFPTYKSFPRNYDYISPPNSNSLSAALQHYIQSDSPSHGQKIYAHILKIGFSPNTNISIKLLILNIKSGCLSYARKIFDQMSKPTVSSYNSMIAAYLKQGQAGESLNLIRKLTSSNEKPDGFTFSLILKLSTTATCNVMLSCDIGKQVHAQILKSDVQLDDVLVTALVDTYAKNGKVDYARKVFDKRLKKNVICSTAMISGYMKQGSVADAEEIFQRTIDKDIVVFNAMIEGYSKLLETAKRSFEVYIDMQRINFRPTLSTFVSVIGACSILSAFEVGQQIQTQLMKTELFTDVKLGSALIDMYSKCGRTEEAQRIFNYMPEKNVFSWTSMIDGYGKNGNPTEALELFNKMQIDYEIKPNYVTFLSALSACGHAGLVAKGQEIFNSMERDYSLNPRVEHYACMVDLLGRAGSLQQAWEFIIAMPVKPDSDVWGALLGACRLHGDVEMAAIAADELFKLRSDGRPGAYVALSNTFAAAGKWDGVTEIRELMKERGVSKDAACSWVGTESGLCGFHVSQNT; from the coding sequence atgaaaaataggACACTTCGATTCCCTACATATAAAAGTTTCCCGCGAAATTACGACTACATATCCCCTCCAAATTCAAACTCTCTATCAGCAGCTCTGCAGCACTACATACAGTCCGATTCCCCTTCCCATGGCCAGAAGATTTATGCCCACATTCTCAAAATTGGATTTTCACCCAACACCAACATTTCCATCAAACTCCTCATTCTCAACATAAAATCTGGTTGTTTATCCTATGCCCGAAAGATATTCGATCAAATGTCCAAACCAACCGTCTCCTCCTATAATTCAATGATTGCAGCCTACCTCAAACAAGGTCAAGCTGGAGAATCTCTGAATTTGATCCGCAAACTCACTTCCTCTAATGAAAAACCAGATGGGTTCACGTTTTCCTTGATTTTGAAGCTGTCTACAACAGCTACGTGTAATGTAATGTTGTCTTGTGATATTGGGAAACAGGTCCATGCCCAAATACTAAAATCTGATGTCCAATTGGATGATGTGCTCGTCACTGCTTTGGTTGATACGTATGCGAAGAATGGAAAGGTTGATTATGCAAGGAAAGTGTTTGATAAGAGGCTGAAGAAAAATGTAATCTGTTCTACAGCAATGATCAGTGGTTACATGAAACAAGGATCTGTGGCAGATGCAGAGGAAATATTTCAGAGGACAATTGATAAAGATATTGTAGTTTTCAATGCAATGATTGAAGGCTATAGCAAATTGCTTGAAACCGCCAAGAGATCGTTTGAAGTTTACATTGACATGCAACGAATCAATTTTCGACCAACACTCTCCACTTTTGTCAGTGTGATTGGGGCCTGCTCTATCTTGTCCGCTTTTGAGGTCGGTCAACAAATCCAAACACAGTTAATGAAGACTGAGCTCTTCACAGATGTGAAATTGGGAAGTGCACTTATAGACATGTACTCAAAATGTGGAAGAACTGAGGAAGCACAGAGAATTTTCAACTATATGCCAGAAAAGAACGTCTTTTCATGGACTTCCATGATTGATGGGTATGGGAAGAATGGAAATCCTACAGAAGCACTTGAGCTCTTCAACAAAATGCAAATAGATTATGAAATTAAACCCAATTATGTTACATTCCTCAGTGCACTCTCAGCTTGTGGACATGCAGGGCTGGTTGCTAAGGGGCAGGAGATCTTCAACAGCATGGAGAGAGATTATTCATTAAATCCAAGGGTGGAGCACTACGCTTGCATGGTTGACCTCCTAGGGCGTGCTGGGAGTCTACAGCAAGCATGGGAGTTCATAATAGCAATGCCTGTGAAACCTGATTCTGATGTGTGGGGAGCTCTGCTTGGTGCATGCAGGCTACATGGTGATGTAGAAATGGCAGCTATTGCTGCCGATGAGCTCTTTAAGTTGAGAAGTGATGGGAGGCCTGGTGCTTATGTTGCCTTGTCTAACACTTTTGCAGCTGCTGGGAAGTGGGACGGTGTAACTGAAATTCGGGAGTTGATGAAGGAGAGAGGAGTTTCTAAAGATGCTGCCTGCAGCTGGGTTGGGACAGAGAGTGGTTTATGTGGTTTTCATGTTTCCCAAAATACGTGA
- the LOC122060957 gene encoding LOW QUALITY PROTEIN: D-inositol 3-phosphate glycosyltransferase (The sequence of the model RefSeq protein was modified relative to this genomic sequence to represent the inferred CDS: inserted 1 base in 1 codon), which translates to MGLKHQTSKTSPSILTIKSIAYLIFVLIATYFLLLFVPLIGSFQEPFSRTQQAKFHGDLLDAQFPWNKLCFGPAFVKLKLAVFSKTWPMGAAPGGMERHASTLYNALAAKGHEIHVFTVPSDRQHHLDIQNGDLHVHFVANEHGSVNCSLAFEIFNQENMAGAFDYVHTESVSLPHWRAKTVPKVAVTWHGIWYEIMHSKLFQELLSEPQXVTPGSYTELHNSMPRLVDEIRFFPSYTQHICISNSAKEALVNVYQLPRRNVHVILNGVDDKMFVHDPVAGAQFRKQNGIPANVSMVIGVTGRLVRDKGHPLLYEAFSSVSKHHPGVFLLVSGSGPWEKRYTDFGPRVKVLGELDPSQLSEFYNALDVFVNPTLRPQGLDLTLMEAMQCGKPVLATKLPSITGTVVVNEDFGYTFSPNVGSLIEALESVIRDGPIILHSKGMICRAYALSLFTATKMAAAYERFFLCMKNKNYCQYPLPTDC; encoded by the exons ATGGGCTTGAAGCACCAGACCTCCAAGACCTCTCCCTCCATTCTAACCATCAAGTCTATAGCTTATCTCATCTTTGTTCTCATCGCTACctactttcttcttttatttgtgCCTCTGATAGGGTCCTTCCAGGAACCATTCTCCAGAACCCAGCAAGCAAAATTTCATGGTGATCTTCTGGATGCCCAGTTTCCATGGAACAAACTCTGCTTTGGTCCAGCCTTTGTGAAGCTGAAGCTTGCAGTCTTCTCCAAGACTTGGCCAATGGGTGCAGCTCCTGGGGGAATGGAACGCCATGCCTCAACCCTATATAATGCTCTAGCAGCTAAAGGACATGAGATCCATGTCTTCACCGTCCCTTCTGATAGACAGCATCACCTGGACATCCAAAATGGTGATCTTCATGTCCATTTTGTGGCCAACGAACATGGTTCTGTCAATTGCTCCCTAGCATTTGAGATCTTCAACCAGGAGAACATGGCAGGGGCATTTGATTATGTCCATACCGAGAGCGTGTCTCTTCCACATTGGCGTGCAAAAACGGTACCTAAGGTGGCTGTTACCTGGCATGGGATATGGTATGAAATCATGCATTCCAAGTTGTTCCAAGAGCTCCTCTCAGAGCCAC GAGTTACACCAGGATCATATACTGAACTTCACAATTCAATGCCAAGGCTAGTCGATGAGATCAGGTTCTTTCCTAGCTATACACAACACATATGTATTAGCAACAGTGCCAAAGAGGCCCTAGTTAATGTTTATCAGCTCCCAAGAAGAAATGTCCATGTCATACTCAATGGAGTTGACGACAAAATGTTTGTTCATGATCCAGTGGCTGGAGCACAGTTTCggaaacaaaatggcataccTGCTAATGTGAGCATGGTGATAGGAGTCACAGGGCGGTTGGTGAGAGACAAAGGACACCCACTTCTCTACGAAGCATTCTCATCAGTAAGCAAACACCACCCTGGAGTATTTTTACTTGTATCTGGGTCAGGGCCTTGGGAAAAACGTTATACAGATTTCGGTCCTAGAGTTAAGGTGTTAGGAGAACTAGATCCTTCACAGCTCTCTGAGTTCTACAATGCACTCGATGTGTTTGTGAATCCTACCTTGAGGCCTCAAGGGCTTGATCTGACACTGATGGAAGCGATGCAATGTGGGAAGCCAGTGTTGGCAACCAAACTCCCAAGCATCACAGGCACGGTAGTGGTGAATGAAGACTTTGGGTACACATTCTCTCCCAATGTGGGTTCTTTAATTGAGGCCTTGGAGTCAGTCATAAGAGATGGCCCAATCATTTTGCATAGTAAAGGTATGATATGCAGGGCATATGCACTGTCGTTGTTCACCGCAACAAAGATGGCTGCAGCCTATGAGCGGTTCTTCCTCtgcatgaaaaacaaaaattattgCCAATATCCCCTTCCAACTGATTGTTAG